The DNA window AGAAACAGGTATTACAACTATTTTCGTTACCCATGACCAAGAAGAAGCTATGAGTATTTCTGATGAAATCGTCGTAATGGAAAAAGGTGTGGTTCAACAAAAAGATGAACCACAACAAGTGTATTACAACCCAGTAAACCTATTTGTTGCTAAATTCTTAGGTAGCCCAGCAATTAACGTTACAAGAGGCGAAATCAAAGACAACAAACTTTACTTTGGTGGCAAGTTCTTTGCTAACAAGAAAGCTAAAGATGGTTTATATGATGTTGGTATGAGACCAGAAAACTTCAAAGTATCTGAAGCTGGATCAAAAGTAGACGTTACAGACGTTGAAATCATTGGTAGAGATACCATCATCCGTTTTAACTTAGGTGAACAACAAGTAAGAGCGTTAGTAGACTCAGAAACAGTTGAAAACATCAAAGACATTAAATTATCAATTAAAGACGAAAAGATTTTATTATTTGACATTGAAACAGGTAAAGTTGTACTAGACTCCAAAAAAGAAAGGTAAGGGTTTAATGATGTTTAAGAAGATTACTCGTAACATTAAATCATTCTTTTCAAAGCTTAATTGGTCCATTAGAAACGTATACTTAACTGTAAAAAGATCTATTTCGGGCTCATTTAGAAAATTTTGGTCGATCGTTACACAAGAAGAGAAACGAATCGAACGTAATCGTGCAAAACTAGATTATGTTCTAAAATACTTAAATCTTGATGGTAAGGACATCGATATTCAACTTGACTTAGACATTGCAGAAATTAGAAAAGATCTTGTTGAAAAGAAAAAAGCATTATCAGTATCTTATAAAGCAACTAAAGATGCAAAAGTGCTTGAAGAAATTACCATCATCAAAAATGTTATCAAGTATTTACCAGATGATAACCGCACAATCAATAGAAAAGGCGATAGAAAAGTAGCTACAGAACGTTTTACAAAAGCGATGCTATACTTAGCTCCAGCATTAATTCTATTAGCGGTGTTCACATTCTGGCCTATCATCAACACACTTAGATTATTAATATTTGTTGGCTATACTGAAGCTGATGGATCTATCCAAGGTTATACAATCTTTGGAAACTTCATCAAAGTTATTAGCCAAAGAGGGTTTATTAGACCTTCTGCTGGAACATTCTCAAGTGCTTTAATTAATACATTATTAATGGCATTTATCTCAGTTCCAATTTCAATCGTGATTGCACTATTGATCGCAGCAGGACTAAATTCAATTAAAGGACTTAAAGGATTCTTCCAAACCATTTTCTTCTTACCATATGTAACAAATACAATCGCGATTGCCTTAGTATTTAAGTTTATGTTTAATGAAAACTTCGGTTTAATTAACACTATGTTAGGTTGGATTGGTATTGATAAAGTAAACTGGCTATCCACAAATGCCAACTATTGGGCAGTTATGGGTGTTATGGTTATTTACTCAGTTTGGGATTCATTAGCGTTTAAAATCATGGTATTCTTATCCGCAATTCAAGGTATTGATAAACAATACTATCAAGCGGCAGATATCGATGCAACGCCAA is part of the Paracholeplasma morum genome and encodes:
- a CDS encoding carbohydrate ABC transporter permease, which produces MFKKITRNIKSFFSKLNWSIRNVYLTVKRSISGSFRKFWSIVTQEEKRIERNRAKLDYVLKYLNLDGKDIDIQLDLDIAEIRKDLVEKKKALSVSYKATKDAKVLEEITIIKNVIKYLPDDNRTINRKGDRKVATERFTKAMLYLAPALILLAVFTFWPIINTLRLLIFVGYTEADGSIQGYTIFGNFIKVISQRGFIRPSAGTFSSALINTLLMAFISVPISIVIALLIAAGLNSIKGLKGFFQTIFFLPYVTNTIAIALVFKFMFNENFGLINTMLGWIGIDKVNWLSTNANYWAVMGVMVIYSVWDSLAFKIMVFLSAIQGIDKQYYQAADIDATPKSKVFRKITVPLISPMIFYIMVTSIIGALKVYSSVITLTNEYGEIRGATYNMKTIVMYIYDYLNNRAPGNLSLAAASSVVLFGIILLFTLVQMQVSKKRVHY